Genomic segment of Deltaproteobacteria bacterium:
GGGAAAGGCTATACGCCTTACCACACCCACCCCTTTGAACATTTGAATTACGTCATACAAGGCCATGGCACGTTAGTCGCAGAAGGCGGCGAGGAACGTGAGGTCAAGAAGGGGGATTTTGCCCTGGTCCTCCCTGATGAGAAACACCAATACAGGAACAAATCGGCAACAGAGCC
This window contains:
- a CDS encoding cupin domain-containing protein, encoding MKITSLDKIDKIEVTMEGARDVWKQIPISGNDGSPVFSFRVFTIEGKGYTPYHTHPFEHLNYVIQGHGTLVAEGGEEREVKKGDFALVLPDEKHQYRNKSATEPLIMICAVPKEFE